The sequence CATGCTTGATTACAAATTTGttgctagtatatatatatatatatatatatgagaaattcaCTTAGGGAATCTAACATACATAATCACCCGGGCGGAAAATGCAAAGTTTATTGCCTCCTCAAATCAAGCCTTACCCGCGAAGGCACCCTTTGAGAGAGGAGCTGAACATTTTAAGTTTAGCATAGGgcgtaaaaaaattgaaaaacaaattgaCAACGGGAATCTAATATTCAACTAGATACTGTAAAGATCTCATGACCTGTTGTGTATcaggattcatctttccttgtaGCATCAGGATAACTTGAGCCATGCTTGGCCTCTCATTCTCATCCTTTAAAATGCATACCAGGCTTGCAAGAGTAGCTCTTCTCACCTCCTCAACATCCGCATGTATCGCAATTCTTTCGTCCACAATGCTCATCATGTTTCCGTTTAGAATTTGAGTTGCAGCCCATATGGGAAAGTATTGCTTAGTGTGTTCCTTCACGCTCATGTCCACATTTCTTCGACCCGATATCATCTCCAGCAGCATCATGCCGAAGCTATACACGTCTGCCTTGGAAGTAATTGCTAAGCCGTCGATCCACTCGGGAGCGATGTAACCTCGAGTTCCTCTCATGCTTGTCAAAACCCTGCTGAAATCTCTTCCCACCAACTTTGCCAGCCCAAAATCAGCCACCTTGGGGTTGAAATCGCTATCAAGCAAAATGTTCTCGGGCTTTATATCAGAGTGGATGATTTGATCTCGGCATTCTTCGTGGAGATAAACTAAAGCTCGTGCAGTGCCCAAAGCAATCTCGAATCGTGTCTTCCAGTCCAACAGCTTTTGTGATCCAGCGAATAGAAAGGAATTGAGAGATCCGTTGGGCATGTACTCGTAAACCAGCAGCCTTTGTGATCCTTCTGTGCAAAACCCGCAAAGCCGAACCAAATTGACATGCTGTATGTTTCCGATTGTGCTTATTTCTGCACGAAACTGCTTTTCTACCTGTGTAGACCCCTCTAATTTTTTAACTGCTACAAGGGTATTGTCTGGGAGAGCTCCTCTGAAGACAGAACCAAATGCTCCTTTCCCTAACTTATCTCTGAAATTGTTGGTTGCAATTCGCAGCTCCTTGTAAGTGAATGTTCTCAGCGAAGCAGGCAGAGTCTCACCTTCCATATCTCCTCCCTTGCCCAGCATTCCACGCCTCCACCGAAGAAACATTATAACAAGGAAAGCTGAAACAAGAACGAAAGCAGTGCCTGCGGGAAGTGAAATTGAAAGGACACGACCTTGGTTACTGCCTCCACTGGATATGGATTGTTGCAACTCAGTAGCAGCCATGCGAAGGAAGATAGGTTGGTTGTTTGATGCAACGCGAACATTGAACAGATCCCCAAACCACATTCTACAGATGGGAGGAGTAGAGTTAGTGTGATCGAAGGCTTTGCAGGAGCAATTTTCCAGGCATGCAGCTGTGCATGTTGATAGAGTTGGGTATTGGGAATATGAAACTGCTTTTTCCTCAGCTAAGGATATGTCGTTCTTTTGCAGGAAACCATCGGTAGTACCGTTGGTGGCAGAGCAGTGGAGAGGGCTACTACGAACGCATCCGCTTAACCACCAATCTTGTGAAAACCAGGCGCGATTGTCTCTTGGTTTGAAGCCTTCGAGACAGCTGCAAAATTGAAGATTGTTACTGTTGCACGCTCCGTAAGCCCCGCATAGATTATAAACAAGGCAGAGGTCTCGAGGTATAGACCAGATAAGATTCCAGCTGCTACCACTAATTCGATTGTATGCTGCTAGATCTCCAGACTTGTCGAGGACTACACGCTGAGTGAAACTATCAAATAATGATATTTGATCAAACGTGAAGTACATCCTTGTGGGAGAAATCTTTACAAAGGCGGTCTTAAGAATTTTAGAAGAGTCCTTATTAGACATCTCTGGCATGTTGGTGAATTGGTTACCAACCCACTCTCCGCTGTTCAAATAACTAATATTGTTATTATATAGGAGCAAAAAGTCCGTCTTGCCTGGGGTTGGATCCATTTGGAAAGAGAAGGGTCCAGGCGCTGGATCCGACGAGCTTCTCCAGGAAGTTAGCTTTATGCCTTTCCACACCTTCATTCCGGACAAGATTGTGTTTGTCGGGTACAAGAAACTCTCCCAGACAATCTCCGAAATGGCGTGTCCACCCAACATAGCAAAACTACCGGAATCAAGTATGATAGCTCTGGAGGCTATAGCTTTCTGTTTCTTCCTTGTCGACCAAATTGAGCGTCCCTCTGAATCATATAGTTTGAGATAGCCGTCTGTTGATAGCTTCAAAACGCCCGGCTTGTTTCTGATGGGAGTCTCTCTATTAGCCACCCAAATAATGGTCTTCTCGGTGATTTGGGCGTACCAGATACCGATGTACCAGTTATTGGTTCCATTAGGACAGAAAAATCCCAATTCGAAGGTGCCATTCTTTGAAACTATGCTCTGATTTCCAGTGAGAGAGGCCCCCAAAGCGATACTGTCTCCACCATCAACAGTCAGGGAATGGCAATTGTGAGGTAGAGAAAGCATATAAAGCACTGAAAGGAAGCAATAGCATACAAACAGACTATCAGTGGCCATTTCTATTGTCTGTCTGAAACGTTAAACGCTATTGGAACAAAGCCCTAGTAATACATCTTCTCACTATTTCGCACAGGTTTTGGAACGAAGGTACATAGGTAAGTCCGACAATCACTTTCACGTCTCGTTTACTTCAAATTTACTTGGAAGACACGTATGTAAGGCAGTCAATCACTTCACGTCGCAACGTTATTTTTATTTTGCGGGAGACGGCACGGTGTTTGACAAACTACGCTTTGAATGTCTTTGTCGGACTATACTCTATTCAAATACTATTTAGTTTACATGTTAAACTATTTGTAAGTAAAATTGACATAGTTTGCGTATTATTATTTTACCTTTCAAACACGCTTGTGCAGACAAGTAAACGAGTCTTGTTTATTAATCATAGTCAATCCAACGTGTTGAATCGAAATGTTCAAAACTTCTGCAACTTGGATAAAGACTTCGAATCGACCAGACACGATCGTTGTACATTGGAAAAGCCCATGGGAAACCGAACATGTTACTCTAAATTATTAGAACACAGAGACTTTAAGAAGTCAACTCAAAAGTTACATACGTAGTACTTGTATCGAAAGTTGTAATGTTATTTCAATTGTAATTTATATAAAACATCTTATAaatttgaggaaagctttatagttaaatttataattattttattagagaATTGATACAATGCTAACTATTAAACTAAATTCAAATTTGTGTTTGTATTGGGTTGTGATTGTCAAGTCTCTGCTATGCCAAAAAAGTTTGAAGAGTGACAAATTACTATGAATTGAAGAAATTGACATTGAATGAATAATTTTTCTCTACATTTGAGAGGGTTTTTTTGTCAATGTAAGTGAATTGTCAAGTCTTTATTCAAATGTTTTTTGAACATGTCATATACAAACATGTTGATATACTTTATGGATCATTATATGGCTTATGGATGTTATTTATGTGATGCATGATTATGGTTATTGATTTATGTATTAAGATAGATGATGGATGGTTGGGATGAACATTTCTATATACTTTTTAGATGGTTGTATGACTTATCTATGTTATATATGTGATCGATCATTATGGTTATGGTTTATTTATTAAGGTACAAGATAGATAGTTTATGTGATTTTGTAATGCATATGTTGGTTTTTTTCTATATGATGCTTGGAGTTATGCATTTTGTTCACGAGGGTATGCATATGATTATCATTTTTGGTACAAACATGATATAATTTATGGATTGTTATGTTGGAGAATATTACATTAGTTGTTCAGTTTtagaataaataaattagattaaatagAATAACAGTTTGTTTATAATTAATAGTTAGATAATTAGATAGTTGGGAACTGAATATCAATTTATCATTTTGTTACTAATTTGCAATGATGGTTTAGTTTATCAATTCTTCGCTCTTCATTTAGTGTTAGGGTAATGTGATCATGGATGTTTTGTCAATGTTGGGGGTCTGTAGAATTGCATATTGCATGGTGGATAAAAGCAATTATTGAAGACTCAAAATGTTTAGAAGGAAGTTATGTTTGCAACATAGTGAGAAGTGAAACTGTTGGAAATGATTTGCACTTAATGATATTGAATAGAAGTGTGGGATTCTCACAAAAGAGGCTATAAAGTTTTCTTTTTTCCGATAGAGCTTTGTGAAAAAGAAAGCACATAAGTTTATCTTTTTTTAAAGTGTAGAATTTTTCTATTCCTTGTTGCAACCTAGGAAGGAGTCATGTTAGATTGATTATTTTGTGGATTATGTTAGTTCTATAGGATATATGATGtgtcaaaataaaatattttttggtcTCCTCTGGCATTCTATTTGCCTAGTTGAATGTTGATTGATTTTGTAGTAGGTTTGATATGAATTTATTCAAAGATGCATATTTTGGTCCAATAGGTTTTatttgtgttggattttgccaagatcaagaagtcattgaaatgtacaagatagagacataatatgggacaagaataaactgtattctcatcaatagaaaatgatcaacaacttttccatacaatgtagatgagcctgcttatataggcaaggctagggatatgtatgagcacacaaacatgacatgtggctcaataagaaacaagggtaggtaggaaataggtgtgggtaggtaggagaaataatataatattccacatgaggtggatcacccaccgaaggtggaattatcactccacaataagtggatatgatagtgtaataacaagatcaacaccataagaggtggaatttctcctacacacactatcccaatgtggcacaaacacccaagtgtctcatatccaaactactatgaaatgcattatcctaagtaaacttaagtaagtgtaataatatccatgatgaataattatttacaccaacacccccccttaagtgcaacttaggggaatgcacttaagtctacaatgcaactaagcaatgcaagatgggtcccggctacgaggccatgttaggtacccatgcacaaatgcaaatgcatgcaaaccaatgaaatctctcgcaaagtggggaaagagagaaaaacccaatgggaaaaaaccctcccccaaaaagagagatgaaagctatacaagagaactctcaaagaagtatgtgaggaacaaaaccccatgtgaggaaaaggtcccccccatacgagagaagaagagaagtcaaactgtgatcatccctcaatgaagaatctgcaccaatgatagaagctcgatgtatgaagaaactgctccatgaacgtcgaacaacattcctccccttaggaagaaacaaaaccaaaggtgtatccatgaagtctccccaatcatgaagggaagatgtatgaagaaaactcatgatgaaaggaatctctgaaaactgctcaagtgtccccatgtcgatgctgaaagataccccttccaaagatggtaaactgtgccatactgctgaaaaaggaactccaacatctagtagagatggatgtagaacaatgtccaaagactcatgtgtctcctcaaagaataaagagacctcctccaactgctgtacataagtatccacaatcatgtcaaccttgaaagaatgatcatgtagagaatgaacaagagggtcagagtgtgccctcgcaacaatcgaagaaggatcatcttcatcaaagagaagatgtatgtcatcaatgatgtctcccaaatctgcaatgtaggattccacaaacaaacctgcaatatctgtcatgtaatcatcccatgaatctgaagctggaagacaatgtatatcctgctgcactgaatcacatgaaggcaaaactgtcgcactatctgcatcatcaggtgcaataggtgatgtgatatcaatatgagaagatgaaatacaagactcaagaactgggttacatgtgagaatccccaaattcaagtgtccaaagttctcctcaaaatctgaatcatcacaataagtgtgatcatcatgtgtagaatcatcaaatgtgaaatcatcatcatcaacaaaatctgaaaaggagtataaccgagatgcatgatcaaccaccccagttgcaatgatagctctagtctccatgtctctaataaaaactgagtcaggtgtgaactccacaactctcttagttgcgccatgtgtgatttgatagatagaaaggagattgtttgtcaagtggggtacacacaacacatcattgaaggagttatccccaatgtcaatagatcctttcccaatcacatccatgtatgtatgattgcccatcaaaatctatggcatggtgcaaggctcaaatgttgagaacatagattgtgaagatgccatatgatgagaagcccctgaatctagaagccatctctctgaagtatgatctgttgtagcacatagagcttgtccttttcttgttccaaaagagtgagtctttccacttgtagaagccatgaatgcttgcccttttccttttgaatgtgaggaagtggaagttgatgaatcatccttcttgtagactttaggcaaatcaatgttatgctttttgatgatatgtgtgagctcatcaatcttcttagtatggcaacgatgttcctcatgaccaatctttttacaataagcacaagtaggtctctctctctttggtgaattatctttcttagaagaagatgaatctccttgttgtggagaagatgatgctttttccttaggctttgattgccatttcttcttgtttgagttgtcctttccttgatttcctttgtttccttgagttgccactaatgcttgagacttagaagaagtcttaagaatgcccatgcttatcaacttagtttgttccatcatcaacatttcattgaaagcatcaaatgtaggcattttgtagcttgaacccattgtcattctatgagtttggaaactagaaacaaatgctgcatattcttgtggaagcttgcctatcaagttgaatatcaattgagtatcctttttatcaatgccacaatctttgagttgtgccctcaactcatttgccttagtgacataatcttgtatagtatcaaagttcttgggatctaacatggtgagatcactatcaatttgatatcccctaatctcatcaacttgaccatacaagtcttgaaacttttgccaagcatccttgattagagtacatttctcaatatgaaaaatgagatcctttgatacatactttcttaaggtaccaattgccatgatatttttagtgagccaatctaagtgaccaactggatcagccttaggatcagcgggagcaacaatagttccatcaatgtaatgagtgagtcctttttccataagtttactccatgcatcaattttccaagtagcatagttatgtggagttaagagaggaaactttgaagaacccatagcagcaaaaaggaaagaacacaagagcacaaaagcacaagagacaccccccaaattcaatcaatcaaagtacccccccaaaagtgatgattttggcactttatacttagtgcggttacaatgagccacttgcaaaacaaggcaaagtggacttatgatgcaaattttacaacttctcaaatgagatacaagagacttcaatcaatagtgcaatgaatctaactgagattcaagcaaatatacaagtaccaagagagccaaaaatggccaagatctgaaagtaaaatttctacttacaatgacatcaatctgatagcatcatgtgaaattagacaaaaaaatacgcactttcaaaaaaaacggcacctgaaaaggaggtcggatgaccccaaacgaagcctctgaagttgcaaaaactgggattactcagggacagtcaccaaaaactgcattttctgaaaaatccatgcatcaaaatcaaaaaattctttcaccactgtggagagcacgaaattctagcccatttcaaaaaaaattgcacccaaaaaggagcaaaaatgagcaagttatggccatttgaagttgaactgcaaaataaaaaatgcaaatgagagggggtcaaaaaattttcaaaccctgctgatgtggcgctgatgtcagcaaaacactgtgttaaatttgacggccgtatgaccgtcgccaaaacttcgctgcctggctgactgtgcgtccgtaccgtacggacagatGACGTGGGTGCTGACTGTACGTTCCGTACTGTATGGAATAGACGACGTGGCAGGGTGATTTGGTTGTTGATGTGGCAGTCCGTACTGTCTACGTGTCGTACGGTTTGATCTGCGTGTTGTACGGAAAGTCCGACGTGGCGGATGAGGTGGCCGAGCGCGCTGAGCTGACTGTGCAGGTGGCGGATGTGTCTGTCTGCGTGGCGGGAGGCGGAGGGCGCCGAGGAGTGGCGAGCGGCGCCGGAGGCGGCTTGCGGGAGGAGCCGGTGAGAGTTTGAGGAAGCGGGGAGCAGCGCCGGGGCGGAGGCGGCACAGACAGACGGAGCGGTCGCCGAGGGAAGACGCTGGGGTTCCTGGAGACGAAGGCGGTGTGGGCGTCGAAGCTGAGAGCCGGCGGAGCTACCTGCTGAGGGCGCCGGAACAAGGTGGGCGGCGGGCGCAGATCGGACGGAGACGGTGCGGCACCGGTGATCTTCGACGCGGAGAACAAGGGAACAGACAGGTACGTGCGCCGGGAGGTCGGTACTGTCTGCGCAGGTCCTGCAACCTGCAAAACGCAGGTACGACCGgtacggggggggtctgcggaccccccaaaaacaggttttttttgttttttttttttatttctttttttgcttttcaattttttgatctttttcgattttttttgattttttgaatttttcaaaacaatttgcagaatttttttttttttgaaaaatatatataaaatattcgaaaaatccgtacgataagcaaaattggggaaaaaaaattttctcaccaaaataggccaactttataaccaaaattcatggaaatggccttccggacgcaatggagaggtcggatctggtctaggatgcctccaaatgacgatgctcctcagatctgcctcttgacgtcacaataatgcctcttcaagacgaatcaatgagactccaatagctctgataccatgttggattttgccaagatcaagaagtcattgaaatgtacaagatagagacataatatgggacaagaataaactgtattctcatcaatagaaaatgatcaacaacttttccatacaatgtagatgagcctgcttatataggcaaggctagggatatgtatgagcacacaaacatgacatgtggctcaataagaaacaagggtaggtaggaaataggtgtgggtaggtaggagaaataatataatattccacatgaggtggatcacctaccgaaggtggaattatcactccacaataagtggatatgatagtgtaataacaagatcaacaccataagaggtggaatttctcctacacacactatcccaatgtggcacaaacacccaagtgtctcatatccaaactactatgaaatgcattatcctaagtaaacttaagtaagtgtaataatatccatgatgaataattatttacaccaacaatttgtttgttttttaatgGTTCTTTAGAATGTTTGAGATAAAGTTTACAACACATGGAGAGAAAAGATGCCTCCAAAATATGGAATGAAATCAAATGCAAATTTTTCAATAGAAGGCATtctttcaaaaaattcattttTCACAAGTGGGATATTAATAGAGATTATTTTGAATTGATATTTATTGTTATGGTATGAGGGAAAAGATTGGGGTTTTTTCCAAAGATCATTGTGTAGTATTCAAATAGCAATCAGTCTTTGTTGTACAATGGGTACGTCAAAGAGGTGTGAAAGatcaattagaaaaaaaattggtGTATTTTGCATACAATTTTTTAGTGTGCAGATTCAATTTGTACGACATTTAAaaattgatgttgtttgtgcaaccaaggtctcaatcaagaagtgatagcttaaaaCCAACTATGCATCTAGTTATATGGTTGCAAACATGACTAAAACAAAAATTAATTAGGAAGATAACTAGGTTCTATTACCAAGaagatcatgttatgtttgcaataggtggAGAGggaaatagatatataaaataggtagagagagatggagaggaaagaagaggaaaggAGAGCTCAGAGAGAGATGTAAAGAGATATGAAAAAAGTGCatgatagaaagagagggagaaatagggataaagagagggagagatgaagatagaaaagagaggtagagaaataaatatgacttggaagagagagagagagagagagagagagagagagagagagagagagagcatgtgtGAAAGTGTGAGACATATTGAGACAAATATGTCTAAGAGTAACAAGGAGTGTGTGAGTGAGAAATAGAGATAGATAAATAGGAGAtggatataaaaagagggagtgacacacatagagagggagatataaggagagataaggagagatggggataaaaagagggagtgatagagataggcatagagggagggagggagagagagatgtatggagaggtaaggagatagagataagtgagagagatggagagggatatggagatggagagggacatagagaggaagagggagaggagaagatagagagacatagagagatgatgagataaattaaatgtattatataaattaaaataaaaattaaaaatatatttgttatacaataaattaaattttttaaaaagtaattaattataaattaaattattctaataaattttaattattatttctaatttcataaaaagacataaataattaaaaatgaatttcaaacttaaatcttaattaaaataaaaatagaataagcTAAATGCAAAGTCAAAATTTATGAAAATCCAAATATTAGTAAAAGtaagatttaaaaaaatattataaataataaatattttaaattgaaaaataattaaataaaaaaataaaacttttcttttttaatttattataatttaaatattaataaaatatttacctAATATGTGAAAATGTGCTTGGAACAAAGCTTGACAATTACACATTGGTTTATGGGTGTCTTATACATGGCAAATGCAATGAACAAAGGCATATTCATTTTTTCGTTTTATGAAGTGCATTGAGACCAAGAATCATTTTCACAATTTTTTATACATTTGAAGTAAAATCAAAAGTTTTTAATAAGATTTCAGATATAGATTAATCAATTGTTGAAAAAAATAAGGTTGATATTCCACTAGATTAAGTGATATTCAATAAATTGTGATTATCACATATTTATATAGGACATAACAGTAGACCTAAAACTTAATACTTTTTTTGATAATTGAAAAAACAAGTCATATTTAATAGACCGTAGTTGTTATATATTTGTACATGACATGACAGTAGACTTAAAAACTTAATACTTTtcttgataacccaaaaaataaaatcatatcCAATGATTGTGATTGTCATATATTTGTATTGGACACGACAATATTCTTAAAACTTAATAGTTTTCTTGATAATCCGAAAAACCAAATCATGTTCATTAGAATCTGATTATCATATATTAGTATGGGACACAATAATAGACTTAAAACTTAATTCTTTTCTTGATAATCCAAAAAATCAAGTCATATTCTTGAATAAACTTGAtggttatatatttgtatataacaACAATACGCCTAAAACTTAAGTAAACTTAATACTTATCTCgaaatttctaaaaaaaaattaatagactGTGATGGTTTCAAATTTGATGGTCCACAAATTATTATCTTTTCATATCACATAATACAATAGAAATTTGGCTGTCTAATATtagttttgtctttgttttctacagTTTTGTCCAATCTTCCCCGCGGAGTCATGTGTGGTGGTTTAAAAGTGTTTTGTTTTTGCCAGCCACTTGAATAACAAAGTCTACACTGATAACGAGTGTTTTTCGCACACAGAGGAAACTGGTGAAGTTAGCGAGTGTGTAAACctttcattcattctcatgagcgTTTTGAATTGCATTAAACTGACAAATAATCAATCTAAAAATATATAGATTTAGGAAGATGAGGAGAAGtataagaataattaaataaaacaaataatacTTCAAACCATTTAGATTGTATTGGTTTCCACCTCCTGTGATTGCATTGTGTAAGACCCCGCCTCATACATGACTGGTACAACACTAAGTTTTTTAATGCCTTTCCTTTAAATTAAAGATGATCAATAAAATGAACTGCGTGTTGTCATGTTGGCAATATTCTTAATTTCGTTGGTCAATTTGATGGAAATTGTCTATCTGTCTTTCTTTGGAATTCTATGTTGTGAATGTATTTAAACAATGAACGGAAAATTTAACAATGCATTGTGAATGATTTCTAGTAAGGAACTGATAACTCTTGTAgttcatattttattttatcatcATTATACTATTTAATGGAGATACCACATGCACTTGTAATTTATCGAATATATCTTACATTTATAAGATGGATTGTTGtacaatattaaaatttaattagtaATTTGTTAGGTGAACGATTTACAATTAAAATTATGGTATTTCAACTATAATCTAATGTGATATACTATTGTGGTCTAATTATGCTTATGATTGTGTTGACTAATATGTAGGAAAGTAATTGTGCCacaaatagaaaggaaaaccaTCTTGACCAAATTTATATAATGAATTTATAGGTTAACCCTTTTAGACTCAAAAGGTAATGCTATAATATAATAGATTGGATAATTATGGTTATGAGGTTTGACGATATGAATCAAGTTTAATTGTGATTTGTGAGGGTGTTTAATTTTGAGTGAGATGATTAGGTGCACAAGTGATTTTAGAGTTTGGGAACTCTTTGTGAAGTTTAAAATTTTGGATTAAACTTTGAATGGGTCTTTTAAGGAGTAATTTTTGGTCAGTTTTATTGGTTAAAGTGCAAAAATAGACCCCTAAGATCTATACCTTTGAGCTAGGGACCCATTAGGCATGTAATAATGTCC is a genomic window of Cryptomeria japonica chromosome 7, Sugi_1.0, whole genome shotgun sequence containing:
- the LOC131040840 gene encoding G-type lectin S-receptor-like serine/threonine-protein kinase At2g19130, which produces MAATELQQSISSGGSNQGRVLSISLPAGTAFVLVSAFLVIMFLRWRRGMLGKGGDMEGETLPASLRTFTYKELRIATNNFRDKLGKGAFGSVFRGALPDNTLVAVKKLEGSTQVEKQFRAEISTIGNIQHVNLVRLCGFCTEGSQRLLVYEYMPNGSLNSFLFAGSQKLLDWKTRFEIALGTARALVYLHEECRDQIIHSDIKPENILLDSDFNPKVADFGLAKLVGRDFSRVLTSMRGTRGYIAPEWIDGLAITSKADVYSFGMMLLEMISGRRNVDMSVKEHTKQYFPIWAATQILNGNMMSIVDERIAIHADVEEVRRATLASLVCILKDENERPSMAQVILMLQGKMNPDTQQVMRSLQYLVEY
- the LOC131856902 gene encoding S-locus-specific glycoprotein S6-like → MATDSLFVCYCFLSVLYMLSLPHNCHSLTVDGGDSIALGASLTGNQSIVSKNGTFELGFFCPNGTNNWYIGIWYAQITEKTIIWVANRETPIRNKPGVLKLSTDGYLKLYDSEGRSIWSTRKKQKAIASRAIILDSGSFAMLGGHAISEIVWESFLYPTNTILSGMKVWKGIKLTSWRSSSDPAPGPFSFQMDPTPGKTDFLLLYNNNISYLNSGEWVGNQFTNMPEMSNKDSSKILKTAFVKISPTRMYFTFDQISLFDSFTQRVVLDKSGDLAAYNRISAVSKASNQETIAPGFHKIGG